In one Neobacillus sp. WH10 genomic region, the following are encoded:
- the mtrB gene encoding trp RNA-binding attenuation protein MtrB has translation MEKRNQQNNDYVVIKAIEDGVSVIGLTRGTDTRFHHSEKLDKGEVLIAQFTEHTSAIKIRGEAKILTQFGEIESEMKK, from the coding sequence TTGGAAAAGCGCAATCAGCAAAATAATGATTATGTAGTCATTAAAGCTATAGAAGATGGTGTAAGTGTAATCGGTTTAACTAGAGGTACAGATACAAGATTCCATCATTCAGAAAAGCTTGATAAGGGTGAGGTACTAATAGCTCAATTTACGGAGCATACTTCAGCAATCAAAATTAGGGGAGAGGCAAAAATTCTCACCCAATTTGGTGAAATAGAAAGTGAAATGAAGAAATAA
- a CDS encoding heptaprenyl diphosphate synthase component 1: MQDIRQKFTIIREQIEKKVFDSYLLDYIETPIIDDDKLLVLISIMDRLELSFRDIQNYALSTMLIQIALDTHEHISNESKDEKNRQLTVLAGDYFSGLYYKLLADSEDIMMIKSLSKGVKEVNENKIFIYQCNLEGIEKLMNSIKRIESSILTKFSDYFKVDIWNDFIANFLFFKRLLNEKKQYFHSESSILFESLKNIIFPGNETKLKELSGEQRNHLLQICDHYLELSKQVIEKGVKQLPYCNDLLEKRITLLLNQYQPYAKTFVEEG, encoded by the coding sequence GTGCAGGATATTCGACAAAAATTTACAATTATTAGGGAGCAAATCGAGAAAAAGGTTTTTGATTCATACTTGCTCGATTACATTGAAACCCCTATTATTGACGATGATAAGCTTCTTGTCCTCATCTCAATAATGGATCGGCTTGAATTGTCATTTCGTGATATCCAGAACTATGCTTTATCAACTATGTTAATTCAAATTGCCCTTGATACCCATGAACATATTTCCAATGAATCAAAAGATGAAAAAAATCGTCAGTTAACAGTTCTCGCCGGGGATTATTTTAGCGGCTTATATTATAAACTTCTTGCCGATTCAGAAGATATTATGATGATTAAATCACTTTCAAAAGGGGTAAAAGAAGTCAACGAAAATAAGATTTTTATTTACCAATGTAATCTTGAGGGAATAGAAAAACTGATGAATAGTATTAAGAGGATTGAAAGTTCTATACTTACAAAGTTCTCCGATTATTTTAAAGTAGATATATGGAATGATTTTATTGCTAATTTTTTATTTTTTAAAAGGTTACTAAATGAAAAAAAGCAATATTTTCATTCGGAAAGCTCCATATTGTTTGAATCCTTGAAGAATATTATCTTCCCTGGTAATGAAACAAAATTGAAAGAATTATCAGGTGAGCAGCGAAATCATTTATTACAGATTTGCGACCATTATCTAGAACTTTCAAAACAAGTGATTGAAAAAGGAGTAAAACAGCTTCCTTACTGTAATGACTTACTTGAAAAAAGGATTACGTTGTTGTTGAATCAATACCAGCCATATGCAAAAACTTTTGTGGAAGAAGGGTAA